The Mangrovivirga cuniculi genomic sequence TTCAAACATGACGATGATGTTTTCCAGTATCAGGCTGGATTTCAGCAAGGCAATGGCAGCCAGAATAGCTACCAGGTACGGAATTATTTTTACACTAATCTGAAATCCTTCTTTTGCGCCATCGATAAAGCTTTCATAGACATTGACTTTCTTTTTCCAGGCAATAGAAATAAATACTACAACGATAAGGAGGATTATGAAATTACCCGCAAATGTACTGATCTGTTGTACCTGATCTGAAGAAAGCTTTGTGAAAAAATAGAGAATTCCAACAATAAAAACGGTCATTGATCCGATGTATAGCAAGATAACTCTATTGAGTAAATTGATTTTTTGCCAGATAGCCATCACGATCAATCCACCCATAGAAGAGAAGAAGGTTGCAATTATTATTGGAAGGAATATGACCCCGGGATTTTCTGTTCCTGCTTTTTCAAGTACTGCCAGAGCTGTTATGGGGATTACAGTAAGGCCGCTGGTGTTCAGAACAAGAAACATAATCTGGGCATTAGAAGCTTTGTGCTTATGAGGATTGAGTTCCTGAAGGCCTTGCATTGCTTTTAATCCCAGCGGTGTAGCAGCATTGCCTAATCCGAGAAAATTAGCTGAGAAATTCATTACTATGTTACCTATTACCGGGTGTCCACTTGGGATTTCCGGAAAAATTCTGATAAAGAAAGGGTTTACCAATTTAGAAATAAACCGAATCATTCCGGCTTTTTCACCCACTCTGAGTATCCCGAGCCAAAGTGCAATTGTACCTGTAAGATAAATAGCCAATTCAAATCCATTTTGAGCTGCTTCCATCATACTATTGACCATTGCAGTAAAAATCGCAACGTCCCCAAAGACTATAAACCGGAGTATAGCAGCAACAAAAGAAAGAATAAAA encodes the following:
- a CDS encoding nucleoside recognition domain-containing protein, with amino-acid sequence MILNYIFILFFILSFVAAILRFIVFGDVAIFTAMVNSMMEAAQNGFELAIYLTGTIALWLGILRVGEKAGMIRFISKLVNPFFIRIFPEIPSGHPVIGNIVMNFSANFLGLGNAATPLGLKAMQGLQELNPHKHKASNAQIMFLVLNTSGLTVIPITALAVLEKAGTENPGVIFLPIIIATFFSSMGGLIVMAIWQKINLLNRVILLYIGSMTVFIVGILYFFTKLSSDQVQQISTFAGNFIILLIVVVFISIAWKKKVNVYESFIDGAKEGFQISVKIIPYLVAILAAIALLKSSLILENIIVMFEYLFESLSLDTSFVPSLLTAFIRPLSGSGALATIQVMADQFGPDSFQTLLSSVMLGSTETTFYVLALYFGSVSIRNTRYAVAGGLIADLIGIIAAIMCAYLFFGDKV